In Armatimonadota bacterium, a genomic segment contains:
- a CDS encoding Hsp20/alpha crystallin family protein, with product MSILRWDPFRELENLREDVNRLFQEAMTRPGRGAPASRSWAPPVDVVEDEDKFVLRAELPGMSKEDMDVEMHGDTLTIRGERKFEQEEGKENYVRIERAYGKFQRSFTLNVPVKADEIKATYKDGILEVTVPKAEEIKPKKVEVAIE from the coding sequence GTGAGTATCTTAAGATGGGATCCATTTCGTGAGTTGGAAAACTTGCGTGAGGATGTAAATAGGCTCTTCCAAGAAGCTATGACAAGACCTGGACGAGGAGCGCCAGCTTCGAGGTCATGGGCGCCGCCTGTGGATGTGGTTGAGGACGAAGATAAGTTCGTGCTCCGGGCTGAGCTGCCTGGAATGAGCAAAGAAGACATGGATGTTGAGATGCATGGCGATACGCTCACCATCCGTGGAGAGCGCAAGTTTGAACAAGAAGAAGGAAAAGAAAATTATGTCCGCATTGAGCGGGCGTATGGCAAGTTTCAGCGTTCGTTTACACTGAATGTGCCAGTAAAGGCCGACGAAATTAAGGCAACGTACAAGGACGGCATACTCGAGGTTACCGTCCCTAAGGCAGAAGAAATTAAGCCAAAGAAGGTCGAGGTAGCTATAGAATAA
- the dnaK gene encoding molecular chaperone DnaK — protein MGRTVGIDLGTTNSVVAVMEGGEPVVIPNAEGSRLTPSIVAFTKTGERLVGIPAKRQAILNPERTIASIKRKMGTDYKVTIDNKTYTPEEISAMILQKLKTDAEAYLGEKVTDAVITVPAYFNDAQRTATKTAGEIAGLNVLRIINEPTAASLAYGLDKKESETILVYDLGGGTFDVSILEVGEGVFEVKATAGDTQLGGDDWDQRIVDYVADEFMKQEGIDLRKDRQALQRLREAAEKAKIELSSVVHTNISLPFITATQEGPKHLDMTLTRAKFEELTADLAERTIGPFKRALADAGLTEKDIDEIILVGGATRMPHIYELVKRLGGGKEPHKGVNPDEVVAIGAAIQAGVLSGQVKDVVLLDVTPLSLGIETLGGVFTKLIERNTTIPTRKSEIFTTAVDGQTDVEIHVLQGEREMAKDNKTLGRFHLVGIPPAPRGIPQIEVTFDIDANGIVNVSARDKATGKEQSITITGSTRLSKEEIDRMVADAQRYAEEDRKAREAAETRNRADSLIYQTEKLLRDLGDKVPSDQKVNIENAISEVRSALNSNDIERIRQATDNLQQASYKLSEIMYQQAAAGAATGGAEAGARQEGKPGEEGVIDAEFKEQ, from the coding sequence TTGGGCAGAACTGTTGGTATTGACTTAGGAACTACGAACTCCGTTGTAGCCGTGATGGAGGGTGGCGAGCCCGTAGTAATTCCAAATGCAGAAGGCTCGAGACTAACACCATCAATTGTGGCCTTTACTAAGACGGGCGAGCGGCTTGTGGGTATACCTGCAAAGCGCCAGGCTATTCTCAATCCCGAGCGGACGATAGCTTCTATCAAACGAAAAATGGGCACAGACTACAAGGTGACCATTGATAACAAAACATACACGCCGGAAGAAATCTCCGCAATGATTCTTCAAAAGCTGAAGACGGATGCGGAGGCGTACCTTGGCGAAAAGGTAACAGATGCCGTTATTACGGTGCCAGCATACTTCAATGATGCTCAGCGAACTGCTACAAAAACAGCGGGCGAGATTGCGGGGCTGAACGTCTTGAGGATTATCAATGAACCCACCGCTGCTTCCTTGGCATACGGTCTTGACAAGAAAGAAAGCGAAACCATCCTGGTTTACGACTTGGGCGGTGGCACTTTTGATGTTTCGATACTGGAAGTCGGCGAAGGCGTATTCGAGGTAAAAGCCACAGCTGGCGATACCCAACTAGGCGGCGATGACTGGGATCAGCGCATTGTAGATTATGTTGCAGATGAGTTTATGAAGCAGGAAGGTATTGACCTGCGCAAGGACCGACAGGCTCTTCAGAGGTTGCGGGAGGCAGCCGAAAAGGCGAAGATTGAGCTTTCCAGTGTAGTGCATACAAACATCAGCCTGCCGTTCATTACGGCGACACAGGAAGGCCCGAAGCATCTCGATATGACCCTAACAAGAGCGAAATTCGAGGAGCTAACAGCTGATTTAGCAGAGCGCACAATTGGCCCCTTCAAGAGAGCGCTAGCCGATGCCGGCCTAACAGAAAAAGACATTGATGAGATTATACTCGTTGGCGGTGCAACGAGAATGCCACATATTTATGAGCTTGTTAAGCGGCTTGGTGGCGGCAAGGAGCCTCACAAGGGCGTGAATCCGGACGAGGTTGTTGCAATCGGCGCGGCAATTCAGGCGGGTGTTCTGAGCGGTCAAGTAAAGGACGTGGTATTGCTCGATGTGACGCCGCTTTCCTTGGGCATTGAAACTCTTGGCGGCGTATTTACAAAGCTGATTGAGCGTAATACAACAATTCCTACTCGTAAAAGCGAAATTTTCACTACCGCCGTGGATGGCCAGACAGACGTTGAAATTCACGTCCTTCAGGGCGAGCGCGAAATGGCAAAAGACAACAAGACGCTAGGACGGTTCCATCTCGTTGGCATACCGCCGGCGCCGAGAGGTATTCCTCAAATTGAGGTGACGTTCGATATCGACGCGAATGGGATAGTCAACGTCTCAGCCAGGGACAAAGCTACCGGAAAAGAACAGAGCATTACAATTACCGGTTCAACTAGGCTGAGCAAAGAAGAGATAGACCGCATGGTCGCGGATGCCCAGCGGTATGCGGAGGAGGACCGAAAAGCCCGAGAAGCGGCGGAGACACGAAATAGGGCTGACAGTCTTATTTATCAAACCGAGAAGCTTCTGCGCGACTTGGGCGACAAAGTTCCGAGTGACCAAAAAGTCAATATTGAGAACGCAATCTCAGAAGTGCGTTCGGCGCTGAATTCGAATGACATAGAACGAATCAGGCAGGCGACCGACAACCTACAGCAGGCGTCGTATAAGCTTTCAGAGATCATGTACCAGCAAGCGGCGGCAGGTGCAGCAACCGGAGGCGCTGAAGCAGGCGCCCGACAGGAGGGCAAACCTGGCGAAGAGGGCGTCATAGATGCCGAATTTAAAGAGCAGTAA